Below is a window of Leptospira hartskeerlii DNA.
GAGTAGGGGATTCCGTTTCCGGTTCGATCGATGGGGTCGGTTCCTTTTTTAAAGGAGCCTATACTAAATTAGAATCTTTTGAAGCGGTTCGCCAGGAAAGAGATGCCTGCGTTGCTGCAATAGATGATTATAAACTTCTGCCCCAAGATCTGGAAAGAGTAAGCAGAGAAAACGAAAGTCTCAGAAGAGAATTACGTTTTAATACTAAACAAAAATATTCTACAGTCAAAGCTGAAGTTCTTTCCGTTCGCTTAAATTCAATCTATCGTACTATCATTATAGACAAAGGTTCCGAAGCAGGGATCAAACCTTATATGCCTGTCACTGCAAGAGCGGTGAATCAAAAAGGTGAAATTATAGAAGCTCTAGTAGGAAAGGTGATCGCAGTCACCGGAGGATCTTCAGTGGTCCAACCTATTATCAATTCCAATTATAATATGGGTGTTTCCATTCCGGAAAGTAACCTTTGGGCAACTCTATCCGGAAACTCTGGAAGAGGTATGGAAGCATTGATGAATTATATAGATAGCGGTATCATCATTGATCCAAGGATTTTCGGAGATTATCCGATGGGTCCAAGTGAGATGATCCAATACACCGAGTCTTTGAGTAAGATCGGAAAACCTGTATATAGCTCTGGTTCTTCCGGAATGTTCCCGCCTGGAATTCCTGTGGGTATAATTACTGAAGAAGGTCCGCGCAACGGAAGTTTTAAAACTGCATTCTTAAAACCTTTTGTTCGTTTTGATATGTTGGAGTCAGTTACTATCCTAATGAAACTTCCTGAAAAATGGGCAGAGACCTGGCCGGAAGGACAGAATATTAATATCGAAAATCCGTATTTTGGTGAATTAAATTATCCTAAAGAAGAAAGAGAACCTAAGGTTCCAACTCCTGTAGGAAACAAACCTGTAGAAACTCCTAAACCTCAAAAACCGGAAGGGAATGGATCCGGATTCTCCGAAGAGGAAACGAACTGATGATCTTAGAATATATAGTCATCGGTGCAGGGATATTGATCTCACACTTCTTAAACGGAACAAACTTGTTTGAGATTTCCGGATTTAAACCTGACTTTATGGTGATCTTTGTGCTATTCTTCGCTCTTAGAAGAGGGACAATGGCAGGGATTTGGATCGGATTTTTCGGAGGATTACTTTCCGATTCAGGTTTAGGCGGAGAAATTGTAGGAAACGTTGTTACCTATAAGATAGGTCTTCACTCTCTCACATTCTGTATCATGGGA
It encodes the following:
- the mreC gene encoding rod shape-determining protein MreC, with product MLWLQVNKSKETVSLLFCIVFSLLSLTFKSNVLVRGIASFQRVGDSVSGSIDGVGSFFKGAYTKLESFEAVRQERDACVAAIDDYKLLPQDLERVSRENESLRRELRFNTKQKYSTVKAEVLSVRLNSIYRTIIIDKGSEAGIKPYMPVTARAVNQKGEIIEALVGKVIAVTGGSSVVQPIINSNYNMGVSIPESNLWATLSGNSGRGMEALMNYIDSGIIIDPRIFGDYPMGPSEMIQYTESLSKIGKPVYSSGSSGMFPPGIPVGIITEEGPRNGSFKTAFLKPFVRFDMLESVTILMKLPEKWAETWPEGQNINIENPYFGELNYPKEEREPKVPTPVGNKPVETPKPQKPEGNGSGFSEEETN
- the mreD gene encoding rod shape-determining protein MreD, coding for MILEYIVIGAGILISHFLNGTNLFEISGFKPDFMVIFVLFFALRRGTMAGIWIGFFGGLLSDSGLGGEIVGNVVTYKIGLHSLTFCIMGYIVGKFARPAYHENQISIMLYSLVVTLISRIASYFLFSLFFHENLNYSIISTSIFNGAIAPIFFWVLGKLYRLEQAEG